A window of the Microbacterium sp. AZCO genome harbors these coding sequences:
- a CDS encoding cytochrome c biogenesis protein CcdA yields the protein MSIEAVMAAGALWVALPIALLAGLLSFLSPCVLPLVPGYLGFIGGAVQPRPRAGIRNKRAHQDESGASILISARTPDSETPTKSRLLGGVLLFIAGFTVVFMAVTILGGTLGQFFLAYNEVITRILGVVVILLGLVFIGVFGFAQKTVHPQIQGNLGLIGAPLLGIALGIGWTPCIGPTLAAILSVSWNLGDPGRAALLGLAYSLGLGIPFVLITLGFGWATRSVAFLRRHIRAVNIIGGVLLIALGVLMVTGVWSALMAQLQGVFSSVPLPL from the coding sequence GTGAGCATCGAGGCCGTCATGGCGGCCGGCGCCCTCTGGGTGGCGCTGCCCATCGCCCTGCTCGCGGGCCTGCTGTCGTTCCTCTCGCCGTGCGTCCTGCCGCTCGTGCCGGGATACCTCGGCTTCATCGGCGGGGCCGTGCAGCCCCGGCCGCGCGCCGGAATCAGGAATAAGCGGGCACATCAGGACGAATCTGGAGCATCCATCCTGATCTCGGCGCGAACGCCTGACTCCGAGACGCCGACGAAGTCCCGGCTGCTGGGCGGAGTGCTCCTCTTCATCGCGGGCTTCACCGTCGTCTTCATGGCCGTCACGATCCTCGGCGGCACGCTCGGACAGTTCTTCCTCGCCTACAACGAGGTCATCACGCGCATCCTCGGGGTCGTCGTCATCCTCCTCGGTCTCGTCTTCATCGGCGTCTTCGGCTTCGCGCAGAAGACCGTGCACCCGCAGATCCAGGGCAACCTCGGGCTCATCGGGGCTCCGCTCCTCGGCATCGCGCTCGGGATCGGCTGGACCCCGTGCATCGGCCCCACCCTTGCGGCGATCCTCTCGGTCTCGTGGAACCTCGGCGACCCCGGCCGCGCGGCGCTCCTCGGCCTCGCGTACTCGCTGGGGCTCGGCATCCCGTTCGTCCTGATCACGCTCGGATTCGGGTGGGCGACACGATCCGTCGCGTTCCTCCGCCGCCACATCCGCGCCGTCAACATCATCGGCGGCGTGCTGCTGATCGCCCTCGGCGTGCTCATGGTCACGGGCGTGTGGAGCGCCCTCATGGCCCAGCTTCAGGGGGTGTTCTCGAGTGTCCCCCTCCCCCTCTGA
- the aspS gene encoding aspartate--tRNA(Asn) ligase, whose protein sequence is MSERVLVQQLQGLADGPVTVSGWVETVRDQKKVQFVILRDETGAVQLVNPATRPSDPTAAEPVEAQDAGALALTDTISNLSTGTFLTVRGELKHDERVKLGGVEIKIGTLDIAAAALPETPIAADSGLDKRMDWRFLDLRQRRNNLVFRVQTTLEHAFRTYWIERDYIEVHSPKLMASASESNAELFEVPYFEEKTAYLAQSPQFFKQMAQVAGFGKIFEIAPAFRADPSFTSRHATEFTSVDAEISWIDSHEDVARMQEELLQSAFQAVKDKHGAEIEELFGLEVQVPSIPFPRIPLAEARDIVKARGYDIPRTDGDLDPEGERQIAAHVLETYGHQFVFVTDYHPEIRAFYHMRDEETGLTKSYDLLFNGVEITTGAQREHRVDVLIEQAREKGLEPEHLDFYFDFFRYGAPPHGGFGMGLARVLMLLLGQDSIREVTYLFRGPTRLAP, encoded by the coding sequence GTGAGTGAACGCGTTCTCGTCCAGCAGCTGCAGGGTCTTGCCGACGGTCCCGTGACCGTCTCCGGATGGGTCGAGACCGTCCGCGATCAGAAGAAGGTGCAGTTCGTCATCCTCCGTGACGAGACGGGTGCCGTGCAGCTGGTCAACCCGGCGACACGGCCGTCCGACCCCACGGCTGCTGAGCCTGTCGAAGCACAGGACGCGGGGGCCCTCGCCCTGACCGACACGATCTCCAACCTGTCGACGGGCACCTTCCTGACAGTGCGGGGCGAGCTCAAGCACGACGAGCGCGTGAAGCTCGGCGGCGTCGAGATCAAGATCGGCACGCTCGACATCGCCGCGGCCGCGCTCCCCGAGACGCCCATCGCAGCCGACTCGGGCCTCGACAAGCGCATGGACTGGCGCTTCCTCGACCTGCGGCAGCGTCGCAACAACCTCGTCTTCCGCGTGCAGACGACGCTCGAGCACGCCTTCCGCACGTACTGGATCGAGCGCGACTACATCGAGGTGCACTCCCCCAAGCTCATGGCGAGCGCGTCGGAGTCCAACGCCGAGCTGTTCGAGGTTCCGTACTTCGAGGAGAAGACGGCGTACCTCGCGCAGTCGCCGCAGTTCTTCAAGCAGATGGCCCAGGTGGCCGGCTTCGGCAAGATCTTCGAGATCGCCCCGGCCTTCCGCGCCGACCCCTCGTTCACGAGCCGCCACGCGACCGAGTTCACGTCGGTGGATGCGGAGATCAGCTGGATCGACTCCCACGAGGACGTCGCAAGGATGCAGGAGGAGCTCCTGCAGTCCGCGTTCCAGGCCGTCAAGGACAAGCACGGCGCCGAGATCGAGGAGCTCTTCGGCCTCGAGGTGCAGGTGCCCAGCATCCCGTTCCCGCGCATCCCCCTCGCCGAGGCTCGGGACATCGTGAAGGCTCGCGGCTACGACATCCCCCGCACCGACGGCGACCTCGACCCCGAGGGCGAGCGCCAGATCGCGGCGCACGTTCTCGAGACCTACGGTCACCAGTTCGTCTTCGTCACCGACTACCACCCCGAGATCCGCGCGTTCTACCACATGCGCGACGAGGAGACCGGGCTCACCAAGAGCTACGACCTGCTCTTCAACGGCGTCGAGATCACGACGGGCGCGCAGCGCGAGCACCGTGTCGACGTGCTGATCGAGCAGGCGAGGGAGAAGGGTCTCGAGCCGGAGCACCTCGACTTCTACTTCGACTTCTTCCGCTACGGCGCCCCGCCCCACGGCGGCTTCGGCATGGGTCTCGCCCGCGTGCTGATGCTCCTCCTCGGGCAGGACTCGATCCGCGAGGTCACCTACCTGTTCCGCGGACCGACGCGCCTCGCGCCGTAA
- a CDS encoding tyrosine-protein phosphatase, translating to MTTIEGLHNFRDTGGIALEGGGKTRSGVLFRSDALSALTPAGVEAFADTQIGVVVDFRTPEERQLAPDRLPATRSVQLVELPLLEGAIGRLAGDAAQRTSGDEPDPAAVVAAMNQLPTLGDLYLGMLQHGAEAFATTARLVAASTDEEPTAVLVHCTAGKDRTGVATALLLRAAGAERSAVVADYAASAANLAGAWAEGMYAMLTQLGIPLTPALQTLVAGSPAPEIERALDWVDAEHGDAAAYLQSGGLTGEELGALRARLAG from the coding sequence GTGACGACGATCGAAGGCCTGCACAATTTCCGCGACACGGGCGGCATCGCCCTCGAGGGCGGGGGCAAGACGCGCTCGGGCGTGCTCTTCCGCTCCGACGCGCTCAGCGCGCTCACCCCGGCCGGGGTCGAGGCGTTCGCCGACACGCAGATCGGCGTCGTCGTGGACTTCCGAACCCCCGAGGAGCGGCAGCTCGCACCCGACCGGCTGCCGGCGACACGCTCTGTCCAGCTCGTCGAGCTGCCCCTCCTCGAAGGCGCCATCGGCCGGCTCGCGGGCGACGCCGCGCAGCGCACCTCGGGCGACGAACCCGACCCCGCCGCCGTCGTGGCGGCCATGAATCAGCTCCCCACGCTCGGCGACCTGTACCTCGGGATGCTGCAGCACGGCGCCGAGGCCTTCGCGACGACGGCTCGCCTCGTCGCGGCGAGCACCGACGAGGAGCCGACCGCCGTCCTCGTGCACTGCACCGCCGGCAAGGACCGCACGGGTGTCGCCACAGCGCTCCTCCTCCGCGCGGCCGGCGCCGAGCGCAGCGCGGTCGTCGCCGACTACGCGGCATCGGCCGCGAATCTCGCCGGGGCGTGGGCCGAGGGCATGTACGCGATGCTCACCCAGCTCGGCATCCCGCTGACTCCCGCATTGCAGACGCTCGTCGCAGGCTCCCCCGCGCCCGAGATCGAGCGGGCGCTGGATTGGGTGGATGCCGAGCACGGCGACGCCGCCGCGTACCTCCAGTCGGGCGGGCTGACGGGTGAGGAGCTCGGGGCGCTTCGCGCCCGCCTCGCCGGCTGA
- a CDS encoding cytochrome c biogenesis protein ResB translates to MSPSPSDASTGLDTGADPLRPSDHADGVADDIVQPKLGPVGWLRWGWRQLTSMRTALVLLLLLAIAAVPGSIVPQRSADPNGVTQYFADNPDLAPILDKLQLFDVYTSAWFSAIYILLFVSLIGCVIPRTKHHWKALRARPPRTPARLSRLDDHRETLVELSPSDEEDASAAASRAIELAGDQLKKAGYRVERYDTAKALSVSAERGYLRETGNLVFHSALVGVLLAVGIGGGLTYTGQTVIIEGRTFVNTMLDYSSFNPGRFVDEERLTPYSLTLDKFSVSYVPEGEQGSGQAGDFVAHLTTQLAGGKAETGDVRVNHPLQIAGDRVYLMGNGYAPHITIRNASGDVVYDESVPFLPQDTHMTSLGVVKVPDGMPEQLGMVGFFYPTQVKMTSGAFTSAYPDLINPVLTLNVYEGDLGIDDGTPRSVYTLDPTGMTQLTGGKTGVASIELAPGETQDLPNGLGTITLANESPAGAQGYEGSVQRFVSLSVHRDVAAPWVLGFAILALAGLVTALFVPRRRMWIKVTPSGHTLRLEYAGLARGEDPTLAAAVDQLAQKHGDALDAALKTR, encoded by the coding sequence GTGTCCCCCTCCCCCTCTGACGCGTCGACAGGGCTCGACACGGGCGCAGATCCGCTGCGTCCCTCCGACCACGCCGACGGCGTGGCGGACGACATCGTCCAGCCCAAGCTCGGACCCGTCGGCTGGCTGCGCTGGGGCTGGCGCCAGCTCACCTCGATGCGCACGGCTCTCGTGCTGCTCCTGCTCCTCGCGATCGCGGCCGTGCCCGGCTCGATCGTGCCGCAGCGCAGCGCCGACCCGAACGGCGTGACGCAGTACTTCGCCGACAACCCCGACCTCGCGCCGATCCTCGACAAGCTGCAGCTCTTCGACGTCTACACGTCGGCGTGGTTCTCGGCGATCTACATCCTGCTGTTCGTGTCGCTCATCGGGTGCGTCATCCCGCGCACGAAGCATCACTGGAAGGCGCTGCGCGCGCGTCCGCCGCGGACCCCCGCCCGCCTCAGCCGCCTCGACGACCACCGTGAGACGCTCGTCGAGCTCTCGCCTTCAGACGAAGAGGATGCCTCGGCCGCGGCATCCCGAGCCATCGAGCTCGCGGGGGACCAGCTCAAGAAGGCGGGCTACCGGGTCGAGCGATACGACACGGCCAAGGCGCTCTCCGTCTCGGCGGAGCGCGGCTACCTGCGGGAGACGGGCAACCTCGTCTTCCACTCCGCGCTCGTGGGCGTGCTGCTCGCGGTCGGCATCGGCGGCGGGCTCACCTACACGGGCCAGACGGTCATCATCGAGGGCCGCACGTTCGTCAACACGATGCTCGACTACTCGTCGTTCAACCCCGGCCGGTTCGTCGACGAGGAGCGGCTGACGCCCTATTCGCTGACGCTCGACAAGTTCTCGGTGAGCTACGTTCCCGAGGGCGAGCAGGGGTCGGGCCAGGCGGGGGACTTCGTGGCGCACCTCACGACGCAGCTCGCCGGCGGAAAGGCCGAGACGGGCGACGTGCGTGTCAACCACCCGCTGCAGATCGCGGGCGACCGGGTCTACCTCATGGGCAACGGGTACGCGCCGCACATCACGATCCGCAACGCGTCGGGCGACGTCGTCTACGACGAATCGGTGCCGTTCCTGCCGCAGGACACGCACATGACCTCGCTCGGCGTCGTGAAGGTTCCGGACGGGATGCCCGAGCAGCTCGGCATGGTCGGCTTCTTCTATCCGACGCAGGTGAAGATGACGTCGGGCGCGTTCACATCGGCCTACCCCGACCTCATCAACCCGGTGCTGACGCTCAACGTCTATGAGGGCGACCTCGGCATCGACGACGGCACTCCGCGCTCGGTGTACACGCTGGACCCGACCGGCATGACGCAGCTGACCGGCGGCAAGACGGGCGTCGCGTCGATCGAGCTCGCGCCCGGGGAGACGCAGGACCTGCCGAACGGGCTCGGCACGATCACGCTCGCGAACGAGTCGCCCGCGGGCGCTCAAGGGTACGAGGGCTCGGTGCAGCGCTTCGTGTCGCTGTCGGTGCATCGCGACGTGGCGGCGCCGTGGGTCCTCGGCTTCGCGATCCTCGCCCTCGCGGGGCTCGTCACGGCGCTGTTCGTGCCGCGGCGTCGCATGTGGATCAAGGTCACGCCCTCCGGGCACACGCTGCGCCTCGAGTACGCGGGTCTCGCCCGCGGCGAGGATCCGACCCTCGCGGCGGCCGTCGACCAGCTCGCGCAGAAGCACGGCGACGCCCTCGACGCCGCTCTGAAGACCCGCTGA
- a CDS encoding DedA family protein: MTTATDGSWLTAIVDWSVSLMEVIGPAGAGLAIALENVFPPLPSEVILPMAGLTASRGTFTLVEALFWTTAGSIVGALLLYGLGRWLGADRLRAAAARIPLLHPEDIDRTVAWFERHGGKAVFFGRMVPLFRSLISIPAGVTRMPIWRFGLLTAAGSLVWNTVFVLAGFLLGEQWHVVETYADVLQYIVVAAVGIGVAWFLYARTRALMRRRGDASPAND, encoded by the coding sequence ATGACGACGGCTACCGATGGCTCCTGGCTCACCGCGATCGTCGACTGGTCGGTCTCGCTCATGGAGGTCATCGGCCCCGCCGGCGCGGGCCTCGCGATCGCGCTCGAGAACGTCTTTCCGCCTCTTCCGAGCGAGGTCATCCTGCCGATGGCGGGGCTGACCGCTAGCCGCGGCACGTTCACGCTCGTCGAGGCGCTCTTCTGGACGACCGCGGGCTCCATCGTCGGCGCGCTCCTCCTGTACGGCCTCGGAAGGTGGCTCGGCGCGGACCGGCTGCGGGCCGCGGCCGCGCGGATCCCCCTCCTGCATCCCGAAGACATCGACCGCACCGTCGCGTGGTTCGAGCGGCACGGCGGGAAGGCGGTCTTCTTCGGCCGCATGGTGCCTCTCTTCCGCAGTCTCATCTCGATCCCGGCGGGGGTCACGCGCATGCCGATCTGGAGATTCGGCCTGCTCACGGCGGCGGGCAGCCTCGTCTGGAACACGGTGTTCGTGCTCGCGGGCTTCCTCCTGGGCGAGCAGTGGCACGTCGTCGAGACGTACGCGGACGTGCTGCAGTACATCGTCGTGGCGGCGGTCGGGATCGGCGTCGCGTGGTTCCTTTATGCGCGCACCAGGGCGCTCATGCGTCGCCGCGGCGACGCTTCTCCCGCCAACGACTGA
- a CDS encoding TlpA disulfide reductase family protein, with translation MTRTLGRSAASLLAIAALVGGLAACSSDPLAEQYRAGDNKGFIAGDSRVVEIPAAERDKPVSFTGQTEKGQTASSADYAGKVLVVNFWYAACGPCRAEAPLLEEAASSFDGQDVSFLGINTSDSADAAAAFADKYSVTYPSLLAAEDGAIKLAFAERTPINATPTTLVLDKEGRVAARIIGQLLDASILETLVRDALAEKS, from the coding sequence GTGACCCGGACGCTCGGCCGCTCCGCGGCATCCCTCCTCGCGATCGCCGCGCTCGTCGGCGGACTCGCCGCGTGCTCGAGCGACCCGCTCGCCGAGCAGTATCGAGCCGGCGACAACAAGGGCTTCATCGCGGGCGACTCCCGGGTCGTGGAGATCCCGGCCGCCGAACGCGACAAGCCTGTGTCGTTCACGGGGCAGACGGAGAAGGGGCAGACCGCCAGCAGCGCGGACTACGCCGGCAAGGTGCTCGTGGTGAACTTCTGGTACGCCGCCTGCGGCCCGTGCCGCGCCGAGGCGCCCCTCCTCGAGGAGGCCGCGTCGAGCTTCGACGGGCAGGACGTCTCGTTCCTCGGCATCAACACGAGCGACTCGGCCGACGCCGCCGCGGCGTTCGCCGACAAGTACTCCGTGACCTACCCGAGCCTGCTCGCCGCCGAGGACGGGGCCATCAAGCTCGCCTTCGCCGAGCGCACGCCGATCAACGCGACGCCCACGACGCTCGTGCTCGACAAGGAGGGTCGCGTCGCCGCGCGCATCATCGGGCAGCTGCTGGATGCCTCGATCCTCGAGACGCTCGTGCGCGACGCGCTGGCGGAGAAGTCGTGA
- a CDS encoding histidine phosphatase family protein, which produces MPADRLHLVRHGEVDNPRRVLYGRLPGYGLSADGRHMAQQAADYVGRLTRPVTGLVCSPLQRTRESAEPFAARFALEPVIDERVIEPTNVFEGRRMNRALLNPGNWRHLAQPAVPSWGEPYVQVIARMDAAMRDAWNSVESGDVVIVSHQLPIWVTHLHVMDLPSRHDPRRRRCALSSVTSFDLRDDRWVEVGYAEPASTAGAVDVGAV; this is translated from the coding sequence GTGCCCGCCGACCGCCTTCATCTCGTGCGTCATGGGGAGGTCGACAATCCTCGCCGTGTGCTCTACGGCCGGCTCCCCGGCTATGGACTGAGCGCCGACGGGCGCCACATGGCGCAGCAGGCCGCCGACTACGTGGGCCGGCTCACCCGGCCCGTCACGGGCCTCGTCTGCTCGCCGCTGCAGCGCACGCGCGAGTCCGCCGAGCCCTTCGCCGCGAGGTTCGCGCTCGAGCCGGTCATCGACGAGCGCGTCATCGAGCCGACCAACGTCTTCGAGGGCCGCCGCATGAACCGCGCGCTGCTCAACCCCGGCAACTGGCGCCACCTCGCGCAGCCCGCCGTGCCGAGCTGGGGCGAGCCGTACGTGCAGGTCATCGCGCGGATGGATGCCGCGATGAGGGATGCCTGGAACTCGGTCGAGTCCGGCGACGTCGTCATCGTCTCGCACCAGCTGCCCATCTGGGTGACGCACCTGCACGTCATGGACCTGCCGTCGCGGCATGACCCGCGCCGCCGCCGCTGCGCCCTCTCGAGCGTCACGAGCTTCGACCTGCGCGACGACCGCTGGGTCGAGGTCGGGTATGCCGAGCCCGCATCCACTGCGGGCGCCGTCGATGTGGGGGCCGTGTGA
- a CDS encoding DUF6264 family protein, which yields MVPLCAHQGAHASPRRRFSRQRLTQEPRHPYDVAVTTPPPYPGYAAQPPVYGAVPPGRRPRQPVQVWDVVLTIVFLVGLVVYALFASIAGAFLAMASDPCGAVTCNTDLIGTGVLIGMVGPWLVLIAAATISIIFMVKRKLAFYLPLLGAVGVTGVLIIAFFVAAAGVPTAG from the coding sequence GTGGTTCCTTTATGCGCGCACCAGGGCGCTCATGCGTCGCCGCGGCGACGCTTCTCCCGCCAACGACTGACACAGGAGCCGCGGCATCCCTATGATGTGGCCGTGACGACGCCCCCGCCGTACCCCGGTTATGCCGCCCAGCCGCCCGTCTACGGCGCCGTCCCGCCGGGCAGGAGACCGCGCCAGCCCGTGCAGGTGTGGGACGTCGTGCTCACGATCGTGTTCCTCGTCGGCCTCGTCGTCTATGCGCTCTTCGCCTCGATCGCCGGCGCATTCCTGGCCATGGCGTCCGACCCCTGCGGCGCGGTCACCTGCAACACCGACCTCATCGGGACGGGTGTGCTCATCGGGATGGTCGGCCCCTGGCTCGTGCTCATCGCCGCCGCCACGATCTCGATCATCTTCATGGTCAAGCGCAAGCTCGCCTTCTATCTGCCGCTGCTCGGCGCGGTCGGCGTGACCGGGGTGCTCATCATCGCCTTCTTCGTCGCCGCAGCCGGGGTCCCGACCGCAGGCTAG